Proteins encoded together in one Candidatus Hinthialibacter antarcticus window:
- a CDS encoding DUF3987 domain-containing protein: MGKMNTNDNFSRMLPIALDYGYGRKNKAPAATGAKVRFIMPSNEHMFSINQSSNGIKRFSNATPCPICGGHQGLSRESGSRCGGYYMPDENAVVCTKVESEKRIDSAGGWRHKLNGQNTRIEMPKPNSSGNGKRSINATYDYKDERGKLLFQVVRYEPKDFRQRRHNGSGGWLWNLNGVKRVLYRLTELLEAPKGETIHIVEGERDVHALVDHDLYATCNPGGAGKWHLIDADSLKVFESRQVVILPDNDKPGIDHAQQVAMSLYGKAASVKIVRLPGLPPKGDVSDWLDSGGAIDELHRLVDEAPEWEPMETVEVIEFQPLPLQRETEPSQPFPIDQMPEELASAINAIYQATQAPLALCATSVIASVTLAAQAIADIQNDGRTTPTSNFFVAVGDTGERKSAVDELTLNPVREFEREKLTAYQDDISKYVVELELFEKAKSEAIGAKKTSLAEKRQALNDLEAPPDKPKPPHILLEEPTYEGLIIHFANGCESAGIFSDEGGRFIHGHAMNPDNRIKTSAGLSALWNGRDINRARAGDGIITLQHKRLSMSLMLQPRIALALFADDEVKSQGLLSRCLITFPESTCGTRTYREFNPLNDASYRRYCETIRSLLIKGETIEPSQRQALKLDVSAKKPWIEYYNMIEVELAPDGELSELRAFANKAPEHALRLAGAIAVYQGVAEINRDAMLTGIQLASYFLNEASRLNGANVIDEKITLAKRLLEWLKQHSRKAFYLSEVYQSGPRPIRDKQTALAAIKVLEDHRYISKVREGLKIDGAVRQNAWEVMQC, encoded by the coding sequence ATGGGAAAAATGAACACAAATGATAACTTTTCACGCATGTTACCTATAGCCCTGGATTATGGATATGGCAGAAAAAACAAAGCCCCTGCTGCAACAGGGGCAAAGGTAAGGTTCATCATGCCCAGCAATGAACACATGTTTAGTATAAATCAAAGCAGTAATGGAATCAAGCGTTTTTCTAACGCAACTCCTTGCCCAATATGCGGCGGTCATCAAGGCTTGTCGCGTGAATCTGGGTCTCGTTGCGGCGGCTATTACATGCCGGATGAAAACGCCGTTGTTTGCACAAAAGTTGAATCTGAAAAACGAATCGACAGCGCGGGCGGTTGGCGCCACAAATTGAATGGTCAAAACACAAGGATTGAAATGCCAAAGCCGAATTCTTCGGGAAATGGCAAGCGTTCAATTAACGCGACGTATGATTATAAAGACGAACGCGGCAAATTGCTCTTTCAGGTTGTTCGATATGAACCAAAAGACTTTCGTCAACGAAGACACAACGGTTCCGGCGGCTGGCTTTGGAATCTTAATGGCGTCAAGCGTGTTCTCTATCGGCTAACTGAATTGCTCGAAGCGCCCAAAGGCGAAACCATTCATATCGTCGAAGGTGAACGCGACGTTCACGCCCTTGTCGATCACGATCTATATGCAACTTGTAACCCTGGCGGCGCTGGCAAGTGGCATTTAATTGACGCCGATTCGCTTAAAGTGTTCGAAAGCCGACAAGTTGTAATCTTGCCGGACAATGACAAGCCTGGAATAGATCACGCGCAACAAGTAGCCATGTCACTCTATGGTAAAGCGGCAAGCGTGAAAATTGTACGATTGCCTGGTTTGCCGCCGAAAGGTGACGTTTCAGATTGGCTCGACTCGGGCGGAGCAATTGACGAATTGCATAGGCTTGTCGATGAAGCGCCAGAGTGGGAGCCGATGGAGACGGTCGAAGTGATTGAATTCCAACCGTTACCGCTCCAACGCGAAACGGAACCTTCACAACCTTTCCCGATTGACCAAATGCCTGAAGAACTCGCATCGGCTATCAACGCCATTTACCAAGCGACACAAGCGCCTCTTGCGCTCTGTGCAACAAGCGTCATTGCAAGCGTCACGCTTGCCGCTCAAGCAATAGCAGATATCCAAAATGACGGGCGCACCACCCCAACGAGTAACTTTTTCGTAGCCGTCGGCGATACGGGCGAACGCAAGAGCGCAGTTGATGAACTAACTTTAAATCCTGTTCGAGAGTTTGAGCGTGAAAAACTGACAGCGTATCAAGATGACATTTCAAAATATGTAGTTGAACTCGAACTATTCGAGAAAGCCAAGAGTGAAGCAATCGGCGCAAAGAAGACCTCATTGGCGGAAAAAAGGCAAGCACTTAATGACCTTGAAGCACCGCCGGATAAACCGAAACCGCCTCATATTTTGCTTGAAGAGCCAACATATGAAGGCCTAATCATTCACTTTGCGAATGGTTGTGAGTCCGCTGGAATTTTCTCTGACGAAGGCGGGCGCTTTATTCACGGTCACGCCATGAATCCAGACAATCGGATCAAGACTTCCGCCGGATTAAGCGCTCTTTGGAATGGACGGGATATAAACCGCGCCCGAGCAGGCGACGGAATCATAACTCTACAACACAAGCGCCTATCAATGAGTCTAATGTTACAGCCGCGTATCGCATTGGCGCTCTTTGCCGATGACGAAGTTAAAAGCCAAGGCTTACTTAGCCGCTGCCTGATTACTTTTCCTGAATCCACTTGCGGCACTCGAACCTATCGTGAATTTAATCCGTTGAACGACGCCTCATATCGGCGCTATTGCGAAACAATCCGTTCACTTCTAATCAAAGGCGAAACAATTGAACCGAGCCAACGCCAAGCGTTAAAACTTGATGTATCTGCAAAGAAACCCTGGATTGAATATTACAACATGATCGAAGTCGAACTTGCGCCCGATGGTGAACTAAGTGAACTGCGAGCCTTCGCAAACAAAGCGCCTGAACATGCCTTGAGACTTGCCGGAGCAATCGCAGTCTATCAGGGCGTGGCGGAAATCAATCGAGACGCCATGCTCACGGGGATTCAACTGGCGAGTTACTTCCTGAATGAAGCGTCGCGTTTGAATGGCGCAAACGTCATTGATGAAAAGATCACGCTTGCAAAGCGCCTATTGGAGTGGTTAAAACAGCATAGTCGAAAAGCCTTCTATCTGAGCGAAGTCTACCAAAGCGGCCCGCGTCCAATTCGAGACAAGCAAACCGCACTTGCAGCAATCAAGGTTCTCGAAGACCACAGATATATATCGAAAGTAAGGGAAGGATTAAAGATAGATGGAGCCGTAAGACAAAACGCATGGGAGGTTATGCAATGCTGA
- a CDS encoding helix-turn-helix domain-containing protein, whose protein sequence is MEPNKSLLSTTQAADLIGVEPRTLECWRQRGDGPPFVSISRRCVRYDICDLHHWIDDHKKQSTWEK, encoded by the coding sequence ATGGAACCTAATAAATCACTATTAAGCACTACCCAAGCCGCTGACCTGATAGGGGTTGAGCCAAGAACGCTCGAATGTTGGCGCCAAAGAGGCGATGGACCGCCCTTTGTCAGTATTTCACGACGTTGCGTTCGCTACGACATTTGCGATCTTCACCATTGGATTGATGACCATAAAAAACAATCGACATGGGAAAAATGA
- the metW gene encoding methionine biosynthesis protein MetW, translated as MTEEEKEYLEQIVRYEHEVISDLVNQGAKVLDLGCGEGQLLELLKRKNKAQGTGVEVAQGKVYKCISKGLTVFHGDIDEGLADFPDKSFDYVLLTDTLQEVRHPSLVIKEMLRVGKQCVVSFPNFGYWSVRVQLMLYGRSPITRALPFDWWETPNLHFFTVRDFFRFCDSEGFHISQSVFIRNGKRMNTAPNLFAEEAVCVLESSNGD; from the coding sequence ATGACGGAAGAAGAAAAAGAATATCTGGAGCAAATCGTCCGGTATGAACACGAAGTCATCAGCGATTTGGTTAACCAAGGCGCCAAGGTGTTAGACCTGGGCTGCGGCGAAGGCCAATTGCTTGAACTGCTAAAGAGGAAAAACAAGGCGCAGGGCACCGGCGTCGAAGTGGCGCAAGGAAAAGTCTACAAGTGCATCAGCAAAGGCCTGACCGTTTTTCACGGCGACATCGACGAAGGCCTGGCTGATTTTCCCGACAAGTCGTTTGATTACGTGTTGTTGACCGATACGCTGCAAGAAGTCCGCCATCCAAGTTTGGTCATCAAAGAGATGTTGCGGGTTGGTAAGCAATGTGTTGTGAGTTTCCCCAATTTTGGATACTGGTCGGTGCGTGTTCAGTTGATGCTTTACGGACGCTCGCCGATCACGCGAGCGCTTCCCTTTGATTGGTGGGAAACGCCCAATTTGCACTTTTTCACGGTCCGCGATTTTTTCCGTTTTTGCGACAGCGAAGGATTTCATATTTCGCAATCGGTGTTTATCCGTAATGGAAAGCGAATGAATACCGCGCCGAACCTGTTCGCCGAAGAAGCAGTTTGTGTGTTAGAGTCGTCAAACGGCGATTAA
- a CDS encoding homoserine O-acetyltransferase, whose amino-acid sequence MSSTKIPEETRSVGVVEEKFITLFERPDAMPLDCGRSLGPITLAYETYGELNAAKDNAILVLHPLSMDHHAAGRYKEDDRKPGWWDTFIGPGKAFDTDRYFIISSNCIGGCLGSTGPGSENPETGKPYGLKFPIITIRDMARAQKRLVESLGIKKLFCVTGGSMGGMQALQWSVTYPDMVQTVIPIATTWVHSAQNIALNEVGRQAIISDPHWNNGDYYDGEPPRNGLAVARMVGHISYLSDKSMHEKFGRKLQDRLEPSFEMLMDFQVESYLRHQGLTFTQRFDANSYLYITKALDYFDLSQGHESLTAALRDVQARFLILSFSSDWLYPPYQSREVVSALKRNAKQVSYCEITSDYGHDAFLLECDQETGLIRDFLRYAWEDRE is encoded by the coding sequence ATGAGCAGCACTAAAATTCCCGAAGAAACCCGCTCCGTTGGGGTTGTCGAAGAAAAGTTCATCACCCTATTTGAACGGCCTGACGCAATGCCGCTTGATTGCGGCCGCAGCCTGGGGCCGATCACGCTGGCGTATGAAACCTACGGTGAACTCAACGCCGCCAAAGACAATGCGATACTTGTCTTGCATCCACTGTCGATGGACCATCACGCCGCCGGGCGCTACAAAGAAGACGACCGCAAACCCGGTTGGTGGGATACTTTTATCGGCCCGGGTAAGGCTTTCGACACCGACCGCTATTTTATTATCTCGTCGAATTGCATCGGTGGATGTTTGGGTTCAACTGGCCCCGGCTCTGAAAATCCTGAAACCGGAAAACCCTACGGATTGAAGTTCCCCATTATCACCATTCGCGACATGGCGCGGGCGCAAAAACGGTTGGTCGAAAGTTTAGGCATCAAAAAATTGTTCTGCGTCACCGGCGGCTCGATGGGCGGCATGCAGGCGCTGCAATGGTCGGTGACCTATCCCGACATGGTGCAGACGGTGATCCCGATTGCGACCACGTGGGTGCATTCGGCGCAAAACATCGCGCTCAACGAAGTCGGGCGCCAGGCGATTATTTCCGACCCTCATTGGAACAACGGCGATTATTACGACGGCGAACCGCCGCGCAACGGGCTTGCGGTGGCGCGTATGGTGGGGCACATCAGTTATCTCAGCGATAAGTCCATGCACGAAAAATTTGGCCGCAAACTGCAAGACCGCTTGGAGCCAAGTTTTGAAATGCTGATGGATTTTCAGGTCGAAAGTTATCTGCGTCATCAAGGGTTGACGTTCACGCAGCGTTTTGACGCCAACAGTTACTTATATATCACCAAAGCGCTCGATTATTTTGACCTCTCGCAAGGCCACGAGTCGCTGACCGCCGCATTGCGCGACGTTCAAGCGCGCTTTTTGATCTTGTCGTTCAGCAGCGATTGGCTCTATCCTCCCTATCAGTCGCGCGAGGTGGTCAGCGCATTAAAACGCAACGCAAAGCAAGTGAGCTATTGCGAAATCACATCCGACTATGGTCACGACGCCTTCCTTTTGGAATGCGATCAGGAAACAGGCTTGATCCGCGATTTTCTGCGCTATGCCTGGGAGGACCGCGAATAA
- a CDS encoding O-acetylhomoserine aminocarboxypropyltransferase/cysteine synthase produces the protein MNDQPQRFETVALHGGQVPDPATNARAVPIYQTTSYVFNSTEHAANLFGLKEFGNIYTRIMNPTTDVLEKRLAGLEGGSCALAVASGQAACTLICLNLAHAGDEILASTSLYGGTYNLFHYTLPKMGIKVNFCEPGDIENFKKAITPKTKAIFAETLGNPKLDTLDIKAVADVAHENGVPLIVDNTAATPFLVKPMDHGCDIVMHSTTKFIGGHGTSIGGIIIDGGKFNWGNGKFPMFSEPDPSYHGLNIWETFADFPGMGNVAFGIKARVQLLRDTGAAMSPFNAFMFLQGLETLHLRMERHSENAMKIAEFLKGHSKVNWVNYPGLSDHPSYATAKKYHYRGLFGALLGFGVKGGIEAGKKLIDNIEIFSHLANIGDAKSLIIHPASTTHQQLTEDEQALTGVTPDYVRLSVGIENADDLIADLDQALAKI, from the coding sequence ATGAACGATCAGCCTCAACGGTTTGAAACCGTCGCCCTGCATGGCGGCCAAGTACCCGATCCCGCAACCAATGCGCGCGCGGTGCCGATCTATCAAACAACATCCTATGTATTCAACAGCACGGAACACGCAGCCAATTTGTTTGGCTTGAAAGAATTCGGCAATATCTATACCCGCATCATGAACCCCACCACCGATGTGCTCGAAAAGCGCCTTGCGGGGTTAGAAGGTGGTTCATGCGCTCTTGCAGTCGCGTCCGGCCAGGCGGCCTGTACGTTGATCTGCCTCAATCTGGCCCACGCTGGCGACGAGATTCTCGCCTCGACCAGCCTCTACGGCGGGACCTACAACCTGTTCCATTACACCCTGCCGAAAATGGGCATCAAGGTGAACTTCTGCGAACCGGGCGACATCGAAAACTTCAAAAAAGCGATCACGCCCAAAACCAAGGCGATCTTCGCCGAAACCTTGGGCAACCCCAAACTGGATACGCTGGATATTAAAGCGGTGGCTGACGTCGCCCATGAAAACGGCGTCCCGCTTATTGTTGACAATACCGCCGCGACGCCGTTCCTGGTGAAACCGATGGACCACGGCTGCGATATCGTTATGCACTCGACCACAAAGTTCATCGGCGGTCACGGCACCTCCATCGGCGGCATCATCATTGACGGCGGCAAGTTCAATTGGGGCAACGGCAAGTTCCCTATGTTCTCTGAGCCAGACCCCAGTTATCACGGCCTCAACATTTGGGAAACCTTCGCCGACTTCCCCGGCATGGGCAACGTCGCGTTCGGCATCAAAGCGCGTGTGCAATTGCTGCGCGACACTGGCGCTGCCATGTCGCCGTTCAATGCGTTCATGTTCTTGCAAGGCCTCGAAACTTTGCACCTGCGCATGGAGCGTCATAGCGAAAACGCCATGAAGATCGCCGAGTTCCTCAAAGGACACAGCAAAGTCAACTGGGTCAATTACCCCGGTCTATCCGACCATCCGTCTTATGCAACCGCGAAGAAATATCACTACCGCGGCTTGTTTGGCGCGTTGTTGGGCTTTGGCGTGAAGGGCGGCATCGAAGCGGGCAAGAAATTGATCGACAACATCGAAATCTTCTCGCACCTGGCCAACATTGGCGACGCCAAGTCGTTGATTATTCACCCGGCCAGCACCACCCACCAACAGTTGACCGAAGATGAACAAGCCTTGACGGGCGTAACGCCTGACTATGTGCGTTTGTCGGTCGGCATCGAAAATGCTGACGATTTGATCGCCGATCTGGACCAGGCGCTCGCAAAAATTTAA
- a CDS encoding exopolysaccharide biosynthesis polyprenyl glycosylphosphotransferase, which produces MRSRLLGIDIDPLTAEEFLRRIDDYVTAKTPHQIAYLNADCLNKCWSDRAYRDSIADSDLVYADGMGVVWASRLFGHPLPERLNANDLLPEFCRRAENKGHRIYLLGGEPGVAGRAADDFQRKHPKLQIVGHHHGFFSAEEEADVIAQVRESNADILIVGMGAPKQELWIQKNLKDLGVPVAWGVGGLLDYSAKDIKRAPVWMRKAGMEWLWRLSLEPGRLWKRYLLGNILFTFRVGILVFTDAMMASIAWVAAYGIRAYVFPTLDFLPDFLQKPLNPFANYLYALPVIVSVWVLICASLDLYRRQYLSAALDELTNIVKMVFLFMITSMAVAFLLKELDPGRAVLILSAALAFFLIVASRMTWSFLEKKMFEEGIGRIRALVVGDGEPAGRVIQSLRTQPQGKYEVLGLLTDEHDIGETIKDCPVLGVSAELPEWSNTLVIDEVFFADSRMEKRDLLNLVVSCGEQTSVRQFNILTDMFGMITDRALFDSVDDIPFKALRKRQLSPFEQTCKRSLDFFCAGALLLMAAPFFPIICLMIRLCSSGPSIFRHERIGKDGNPFIMYKFRTMFRNVNEYQEAPIRKDDPRVLPMIGRILRRTSLDELPQLWNVFKGEMSMVGPRPEMPFIVSSYEPWQRQRLSVLPGITGLWQISGRKDLPLHSNLEYDFYYIQNQSLLFDLIILLKTVPVVLFGKGAY; this is translated from the coding sequence GTGCGCAGCCGCCTGCTTGGCATTGATATCGACCCGCTAACCGCAGAGGAATTTTTAAGGCGGATTGATGATTACGTGACGGCAAAAACGCCGCATCAGATCGCGTATCTAAACGCCGACTGTCTCAATAAATGTTGGTCAGACCGCGCTTACCGTGATAGCATCGCGGATTCGGACTTGGTCTACGCTGACGGGATGGGCGTGGTGTGGGCGTCGCGATTGTTCGGGCATCCACTGCCGGAACGCCTGAATGCGAACGACCTGCTGCCCGAATTTTGCCGCCGCGCTGAAAACAAAGGCCATCGCATTTATCTGCTGGGCGGCGAGCCGGGCGTGGCTGGACGGGCGGCGGATGATTTTCAGCGCAAACACCCCAAATTACAAATCGTCGGTCATCATCACGGCTTTTTTTCTGCAGAGGAAGAAGCGGACGTCATCGCTCAGGTGCGCGAGTCTAACGCCGATATCTTAATCGTCGGCATGGGCGCCCCCAAACAAGAATTGTGGATCCAGAAAAATTTGAAAGACTTGGGCGTCCCTGTGGCGTGGGGTGTCGGCGGGCTGCTCGATTATTCCGCGAAAGACATTAAGCGCGCTCCCGTGTGGATGCGAAAAGCCGGGATGGAGTGGCTCTGGCGTTTGAGTCTGGAGCCGGGACGCCTGTGGAAACGCTATTTGTTAGGCAACATCTTATTTACGTTTCGGGTCGGCATCCTGGTATTCACTGACGCAATGATGGCGTCGATTGCCTGGGTGGCGGCGTACGGTATTCGCGCGTATGTGTTTCCAACGCTTGATTTCCTGCCCGACTTTTTACAAAAACCCCTGAACCCGTTTGCGAATTATTTATACGCCTTGCCCGTGATTGTCTCGGTGTGGGTGTTGATCTGCGCCTCGCTCGATCTCTATCGGCGCCAGTATCTCAGCGCCGCGCTCGATGAATTGACCAACATCGTCAAGATGGTCTTCTTGTTTATGATTACCTCGATGGCGGTCGCCTTTTTGTTGAAGGAACTCGACCCGGGCCGCGCGGTGTTGATTTTGTCGGCGGCGCTGGCGTTTTTTTTGATCGTCGCCTCGCGCATGACTTGGAGTTTTCTCGAAAAGAAAATGTTTGAGGAAGGCATCGGCCGCATCCGCGCGCTGGTGGTGGGCGACGGCGAGCCGGCGGGCCGCGTGATTCAAAGCCTGCGCACCCAACCGCAAGGCAAATACGAAGTCTTGGGGCTGCTGACCGATGAGCACGACATCGGCGAGACGATTAAAGATTGTCCGGTGTTGGGCGTTTCGGCGGAGTTGCCGGAATGGTCGAATACGCTGGTGATTGACGAGGTCTTTTTCGCTGACTCGCGCATGGAAAAACGCGACCTACTCAACTTGGTGGTTTCGTGCGGCGAACAAACCAGCGTGCGCCAATTTAACATTCTCACCGATATGTTTGGTATGATTACCGACCGCGCCTTGTTTGACAGCGTGGATGACATACCCTTTAAGGCGTTGCGTAAACGCCAACTCTCTCCCTTTGAACAAACCTGCAAGCGTAGTTTGGATTTTTTCTGTGCGGGCGCGTTACTATTGATGGCGGCGCCGTTTTTTCCGATCATTTGTTTGATGATTCGCCTGTGTTCGAGCGGGCCGTCTATTTTCCGTCACGAGCGCATCGGCAAAGACGGCAATCCCTTCATTATGTATAAATTTCGCACCATGTTCCGCAACGTGAATGAATATCAGGAAGCGCCTATCCGTAAGGACGACCCGCGCGTGTTGCCGATGATTGGGCGCATTCTTCGCCGCACCAGTTTGGATGAACTGCCGCAATTGTGGAACGTGTTTAAAGGCGAGATGAGTATGGTCGGGCCGCGGCCTGAGATGCCGTTCATTGTGAGTTCGTATGAACCCTGGCAACGCCAGCGCCTGTCGGTCTTGCCGGGCATTACCGGGTTATGGCAAATCAGCGGGCGCAAAGATTTGCCGCTGCACTCCAATTTAGAATACGACTTTTATTATATTCAAAACCAATCGCTGCTGTTTGACTTGATTATCCTGCTGAAAACCGTCCCCGTGGTCTTATTTGGCAAAGGCGCATATTAG
- the tatA gene encoding twin-arginine translocase TatA/TatE family subunit, with protein sequence MPWNMGPWELAIILVIVLLLFGAKRLPEMGKSLGTGIREFKKSISAINEDDSEKKESEKDAAKIEENKEA encoded by the coding sequence ATGCCTTGGAACATGGGCCCTTGGGAATTGGCCATTATACTCGTGATCGTCTTGTTGCTTTTCGGCGCTAAGCGCCTGCCTGAAATGGGCAAATCACTCGGCACGGGAATTCGCGAATTCAAAAAGTCGATCAGCGCCATTAACGAAGACGACAGCGAAAAGAAAGAGTCTGAAAAAGACGCCGCAAAGATCGAAGAGAACAAAGAAGCCTAA